The following proteins are co-located in the Kiritimatiellaceae bacterium genome:
- the nifJ gene encoding pyruvate:ferredoxin (flavodoxin) oxidoreductase produces MSKKMVTIDGNTAAAHVAYAFSEIAAIYPITPSSNMGEYADAWAAQGRKNMFGSVVSVTEMQSEAGAAGAVHGALSTGSLTTTFTASQGLLLMIPNMYKIAGEMLPAVFHVSARSLAAQSLSIFGDHSDVMSVRNTGWAMLAANGIQETMDLAIVSHLSTLKGQVPFVNFFDGFRTSHEVQKVEEISYDEIKSLLEPEFVERFRKRGLRPESPVLKVAAQNPDVYFQGRETCNKYYDALPEIVQDYMNKLAAKIGRQYHLFDYAGAPDAEKVIIAMGSACDTIEATINQLNAKGEKLGLIKVRLFRPFSVKAFVGCLPKSVKKIAVLDRTKEPGNIGEPLFLDITAALDNKGIKIIGGRYGLSSKEFTPAMVKAVYDHLDGAATHGFTVGINDDVTNLSLKVGKELNIEAKDVVNCMFWGLGSDGTVGANKNSIKIIGDNTDMNAQGYFVYDSKKSYGITVSHLRFGKSSVNYPYLIQHADFVACHNPAYIGRYDMLSCIKEGGTFLLTSDIPSDEVFNHLTREMQEIIIQRKIKFYNIDALKISVEAGLGSRINTVMQTAFFKLSGVLEQDKAIELIKSAIKKSFAKKGEDIVKMNWACVDKACAALEQVKIPATITKSYVFPTLINEAPGCFAKDVMEPVLLLKGDDVPVSKMSFDGVLPTGTSALEKRGIAPRVPHWVKENCIQCNQCVMACPHAVVRAKQMDPKDLMNKPEGFCTIKSNTKNDRNLEYKIQVYIEDCTGCGVCVETCPAKTKALEFKTIEEEREAGERKNAEFFEALPDNVLDGAAESTLKGLQFKKPLFEFSGACGGCGETPYVKLVTQLCGEHMMVANATGCSSIYGGTFPAVPYCKSKEGRGPAWGNSLFEDNAEYGLGMRLAVDQNRKMLGDLTTRAIALGVDKDLAAAMTKALETGNTVSDAAVITQNSVKMLLPGALKTASGELKEVLAKITELQDFFADKSVWIFGGDGWAYDIGYGGLDHVVASGKNVNILVLDTEVYSNTGGQMSKSTPIGAVAQFAAAGKRMGKKNLGFMCMSYGYVYVASISMGANRMQTQKALMEAAAYNGPSIVIAYAPCIAHGIDMMKTQLEEKRAVECGYWPLYRYNPAGEEGKRFTWESKPPTGSFQEFIRSERRYTALLKAAPLEAESLFKQAEDDAKRRMAFMENLGKIM; encoded by the coding sequence ATGAGTAAGAAAATGGTGACGATTGACGGAAATACAGCGGCGGCGCATGTGGCGTATGCCTTCAGCGAAATCGCGGCGATTTATCCGATTACCCCTTCATCCAACATGGGTGAATATGCAGACGCCTGGGCCGCCCAGGGTCGCAAAAATATGTTCGGCTCCGTAGTGAGCGTGACGGAAATGCAGTCCGAAGCCGGTGCCGCCGGTGCCGTACACGGCGCGCTGAGCACCGGTTCGCTGACGACGACGTTCACGGCGTCGCAAGGTCTGCTGCTGATGATCCCCAATATGTATAAGATTGCGGGCGAAATGCTGCCGGCGGTTTTCCACGTTTCGGCCCGCTCGCTGGCCGCGCAGTCGCTCTCGATTTTCGGCGACCATTCCGACGTGATGAGCGTCCGCAACACCGGCTGGGCGATGCTCGCCGCCAACGGTATTCAGGAAACAATGGACCTTGCCATCGTTAGCCACCTTTCGACGCTGAAGGGTCAGGTTCCGTTTGTAAACTTCTTCGACGGTTTCCGCACCTCGCACGAAGTTCAGAAAGTCGAAGAAATTTCCTACGACGAAATCAAGAGTCTGCTGGAGCCGGAATTTGTCGAACGCTTCCGCAAACGCGGACTGCGCCCCGAGTCGCCGGTACTGAAAGTTGCCGCGCAGAACCCGGACGTTTATTTCCAGGGCCGTGAAACCTGTAACAAGTATTATGACGCTCTGCCGGAAATTGTGCAGGACTACATGAACAAGCTGGCCGCAAAGATCGGCCGCCAGTACCACCTGTTCGACTACGCCGGTGCGCCGGACGCCGAAAAAGTAATCATAGCGATGGGCTCGGCCTGCGACACGATTGAAGCGACCATCAACCAGCTCAACGCCAAGGGCGAAAAACTCGGCTTGATCAAAGTCCGTCTTTTCCGCCCCTTCTCGGTCAAAGCGTTCGTCGGCTGTCTGCCGAAGAGCGTCAAGAAGATCGCCGTACTCGACCGCACAAAAGAGCCGGGCAACATCGGCGAACCGCTGTTCCTCGACATCACCGCCGCACTCGACAACAAGGGCATCAAGATTATCGGCGGCCGCTACGGTCTTTCTTCCAAGGAATTCACACCGGCAATGGTGAAGGCCGTTTACGACCATCTCGACGGCGCGGCCACCCACGGCTTTACGGTCGGTATCAACGACGACGTGACCAACCTGTCGCTCAAAGTCGGCAAGGAACTGAACATCGAAGCCAAGGACGTGGTGAACTGCATGTTCTGGGGTCTCGGCTCGGACGGCACCGTCGGCGCGAACAAGAACTCGATTAAGATCATCGGCGACAACACCGACATGAACGCGCAGGGCTACTTCGTGTACGACTCGAAGAAATCCTACGGCATCACGGTTTCGCATCTGCGCTTCGGCAAGAGCAGCGTGAACTATCCGTACCTGATTCAGCACGCCGACTTCGTGGCCTGTCATAACCCGGCCTACATCGGCCGCTACGACATGCTCAGCTGCATCAAAGAAGGCGGAACGTTCCTGCTGACTTCCGATATTCCGAGCGACGAGGTGTTCAACCACCTGACGCGCGAAATGCAGGAGATCATCATTCAGCGCAAGATTAAGTTCTACAACATCGACGCGCTGAAGATTTCGGTCGAAGCCGGTCTCGGCAGCCGCATCAATACCGTCATGCAGACCGCCTTCTTCAAACTCTCCGGCGTGCTGGAGCAGGACAAGGCGATCGAGCTGATTAAGAGCGCCATCAAGAAGAGCTTCGCCAAAAAGGGCGAAGATATCGTCAAGATGAACTGGGCTTGCGTAGATAAAGCCTGCGCCGCACTCGAACAGGTCAAGATTCCGGCGACGATCACTAAGTCCTATGTGTTCCCAACGCTGATCAACGAAGCGCCCGGCTGTTTCGCCAAGGATGTGATGGAACCGGTACTGCTGCTGAAAGGCGACGACGTTCCGGTTTCCAAAATGTCGTTCGACGGCGTACTGCCAACCGGCACCAGCGCGCTGGAAAAACGCGGTATTGCTCCGCGGGTTCCGCACTGGGTCAAAGAAAACTGTATTCAGTGTAACCAGTGCGTCATGGCCTGCCCGCATGCCGTCGTCCGCGCTAAGCAGATGGATCCGAAAGACCTGATGAACAAGCCGGAAGGTTTCTGCACCATCAAGTCGAACACCAAGAACGACCGGAATCTGGAATACAAGATTCAGGTTTACATCGAAGACTGCACCGGTTGCGGCGTCTGCGTCGAAACCTGCCCGGCCAAAACCAAGGCGCTTGAATTCAAGACGATTGAAGAAGAGCGCGAAGCTGGCGAACGTAAGAACGCTGAGTTTTTCGAAGCGCTACCGGACAATGTTCTCGACGGTGCCGCTGAATCGACGCTCAAAGGCCTGCAATTCAAGAAGCCGCTGTTTGAGTTCTCCGGCGCCTGCGGCGGTTGCGGCGAAACTCCGTATGTCAAACTGGTCACCCAGCTCTGCGGCGAGCACATGATGGTCGCCAACGCCACCGGCTGTTCCTCCATTTATGGCGGAACGTTCCCGGCAGTGCCCTACTGCAAGAGCAAGGAAGGCCGCGGTCCGGCATGGGGCAACTCTCTGTTCGAAGACAATGCGGAATACGGCCTCGGCATGCGCCTGGCCGTTGACCAGAACCGCAAGATGCTCGGCGACCTGACGACCCGCGCCATCGCGCTGGGTGTTGATAAAGACCTCGCCGCCGCAATGACCAAAGCGCTCGAAACGGGTAACACCGTCAGCGATGCCGCGGTTATCACACAGAACTCCGTCAAGATGCTCCTGCCGGGCGCGCTCAAAACCGCTTCGGGCGAGCTGAAAGAAGTGCTGGCCAAGATTACCGAACTGCAAGATTTCTTCGCCGACAAGAGCGTCTGGATCTTCGGCGGTGACGGCTGGGCCTACGACATCGGTTACGGCGGACTCGACCACGTCGTCGCCTCCGGCAAGAACGTGAACATTCTGGTGCTCGACACCGAAGTGTACTCCAACACCGGCGGACAGATGTCCAAGTCCACCCCGATCGGCGCGGTCGCTCAGTTCGCTGCCGCCGGGAAGCGGATGGGCAAAAAGAATCTCGGTTTCATGTGCATGAGCTACGGCTATGTGTACGTCGCCTCGATTTCGATGGGTGCCAACCGCATGCAGACGCAGAAAGCGCTGATGGAAGCTGCGGCCTATAACGGCCCGTCGATCGTCATCGCTTACGCTCCGTGTATTGCGCACGGCATCGACATGATGAAGACGCAGCTGGAAGAAAAACGGGCGGTCGAATGCGGTTACTGGCCGCTCTACCGTTACAACCCGGCCGGCGAAGAAGGCAAACGCTTCACATGGGAAAGTAAACCGCCGACAGGCAGTTTTCAGGAATTCATCCGCAGCGAACGCCGCTACACCGCGCTGCTCAAAGCCGCTCCGCTCGAAGCCGAATCGCTCTTCAAGCAGGCGGAAGATGATGCCAAACGCCGGATGGCGTTTATGGAAAATCTCGGTAAAATCATGTAA
- a CDS encoding rubredoxin, which translates to MTKYTCVPCGYIYDPAAGDPEHGIAPGTAFKDIPDDWVCPECGVGKEYFEPAA; encoded by the coding sequence ATGACAAAATATACCTGCGTACCTTGCGGTTACATCTATGATCCGGCTGCCGGTGATCCGGAACACGGTATCGCCCCCGGCACAGCGTTTAAAGACATCCCGGATGACTGGGTTTGTCCCGAATGCGGCGTCGGCAAGGAATACTTCGAACCGGCTGCCTAA
- a CDS encoding CTP synthase gives MAKYLIVTGGVVSSLGKGITAASIGRLLINRGLNIRMLKLDPYLNVDPGTMSPYQHGEVYVTDDGAETDLDLGHYERYTGQPTSQKSNITAGRIYWDVLHKERRGDYLGATVQMIPHISNEIKFKIRQLESENPDVIVIELGGTVGDIEGLIFLEALRQLGADVGRDNSMYIHLTYVPYIRAAGEVKTKPTQQSVAKLREIGILPHIIVCRTEVDLNDEHLDKLAMFCNVSKECVIVEKDVETSIYEIPLVLAEQGVDELILNHFRIAKPTKSLKDWQKLISVIKNPKGRVKIGVVGKYSELQDAYKSIYEALYHGGYAAEYQVEIVKFQAEEIEKNPDILKTVSGILIPGGFGSRGMEGKIRAAQYARENKIPFLGICLGLQCAVIEFARNVCGLTGADSTEFDEERGVKTEHPVVCLLEEQRTVTEKGGTMRLGACPCVLEKDTKALEAYGEKKISERHRHRYEVNNNYREQLEKGGLIISGTNPDIGVVEMIELADHPWYVATQAHPELKSQPVLPHPLFRDFIAAAIQND, from the coding sequence ATGGCCAAATATCTTATCGTAACCGGCGGCGTTGTATCTTCACTCGGCAAGGGAATCACCGCCGCATCTATCGGGCGGCTTTTGATTAACCGCGGACTCAATATCCGCATGCTGAAACTCGACCCCTACCTCAATGTCGACCCCGGCACCATGAGTCCCTATCAGCATGGCGAGGTGTATGTCACCGACGACGGCGCGGAAACCGACCTCGATCTCGGCCACTACGAGCGCTACACCGGCCAACCCACTTCGCAGAAGAGCAATATCACCGCGGGCCGCATTTACTGGGACGTTCTCCATAAAGAACGGCGCGGCGACTATCTCGGCGCCACGGTGCAGATGATCCCGCACATCTCCAACGAGATTAAATTTAAAATCCGCCAGCTCGAATCCGAAAACCCCGACGTGATTGTGATCGAACTCGGAGGAACTGTCGGCGACATCGAAGGCCTCATCTTTCTTGAAGCGCTACGCCAGCTTGGTGCCGATGTCGGCCGCGACAATTCCATGTACATTCACCTGACTTACGTTCCGTATATCCGCGCCGCCGGTGAAGTAAAAACCAAGCCGACCCAGCAGAGCGTCGCCAAGCTGCGAGAAATCGGCATCCTGCCGCACATCATCGTCTGCCGCACGGAAGTGGATCTGAACGACGAGCACCTCGATAAACTGGCCATGTTCTGTAACGTATCCAAAGAGTGCGTCATCGTCGAAAAAGATGTCGAAACCTCCATTTACGAAATCCCGCTCGTGCTGGCCGAACAGGGTGTGGACGAGCTGATCCTGAACCACTTCCGCATTGCCAAACCCACCAAGTCGCTCAAGGACTGGCAGAAACTCATCTCGGTGATAAAAAATCCGAAGGGCAGAGTCAAAATCGGCGTCGTCGGAAAATATTCAGAACTTCAGGACGCCTACAAGTCTATCTACGAAGCGCTGTATCACGGCGGTTATGCGGCGGAATATCAGGTGGAGATCGTTAAGTTCCAAGCCGAAGAGATTGAGAAGAACCCTGATATTTTAAAAACCGTTTCCGGCATTCTGATTCCTGGTGGATTCGGTTCGCGCGGCATGGAAGGCAAAATCCGCGCGGCGCAGTATGCCCGAGAAAATAAGATTCCGTTCCTCGGCATTTGTCTCGGCCTGCAATGCGCCGTAATTGAATTCGCCCGCAACGTCTGCGGTCTCACGGGCGCGGATTCGACTGAATTCGACGAAGAACGCGGTGTGAAAACAGAGCATCCAGTGGTCTGCCTGCTCGAAGAACAGCGTACCGTCACCGAGAAAGGCGGCACCATGCGTCTCGGAGCCTGCCCCTGCGTACTTGAAAAAGACACGAAAGCGCTTGAAGCCTACGGCGAAAAGAAAATTTCAGAACGCCACCGTCACCGCTACGAGGTGAACAACAACTACCGCGAGCAGCTCGAAAAAGGCGGACTGATTATTTCAGGCACCAATCCGGACATCGGTGTGGTTGAAATGATCGAACTGGCTGACCATCCGTGGTACGTCGCCACGCAAGCCCATCCGGAACTGAAGAGCCAGCCGGTTCTGCCGCACCCGCTCTTCCGCGACTTTATCGCCGCCGCCATTCAAAACGACTAA
- a CDS encoding DUF2723 domain-containing protein, with the protein MNTKPFFRRADWISFGLTFLIALVIYTLTLAPTVTLEDSGELIVASDYLGVPHPPGYPIWSLLTWFFQWVFNGVTYRGYPNPAWGVGFCSAFAGALACSVLALLVSRSGIDILHSLKKETNVLGEKTESLFCCVAGISGGLLLAFSQGMWSQSVIAEVYALNILFQTAVLLFLYRWMMEPENPKPLFLMAFTFGLGLTNHQTLLFMGAGVALAVLLRHIRLARDFAAVGLFYVVMVILNKVMAADPQYANWCWVSGPENIGFWFWTIYAVAVPVLGLVLPNGKTGCATYLLMLLGLSFYLYMPLSSEQNPPINWGYPRTWEGFMHAITRGQYEKVTLTDVFSPMFLKQVGAYLHDLRAQFFGPVALLAVLPFAFIVRIGRKNRDWLLTTVAAFVGVGILFIILQNPKLDIQTLFIARVQYIQSHAIYAVWIGYGLLLLMAWLEALVGNNPVTKWVGTLLVFLLPFSLIHKNYYNEEQFKVVGGSEQNGHDFGWQFGNWELRGIEGIKEDLSYEGYFPFERRLSDAEFEKVWNEYPESLRKNNYPPPMETNALFFGGTDPGRFVPTYMIYCPGVRPDVYLITQNALADNTFMNTTRDLYGDQLWIPSLADSNRAFQEYIQSVQSGNTADADVKIEGGRVQVQGVGGVMKINGILCKQIFDHNQYIAEVKTDESTRESGSAVVPRNPVGPDGKLLKRSFYVEESYVIPWMYPYLTPHGLIMKINNEPTEITPEMIKNDHEFWDWYTKRLVSDSKFTRDVCARKTFSKLRSAIAGLYVARGNMAEAEYAFKQSVELYPLSPEAVFRLADLYMRQRRLDTAHKVISDFVAQDVHNDNAQGFLKQIEQMQKMILRKAELESLLRGGQTSDINATFELLQIYNALQEQGPMRQLLGEVLRLNVPPEIYLQLAQMLTQMNRVDLVEPVILKYLGAKPDDLHVQIELAAVRTATGRTGQALETIKSVVEKGGEPIRTVLRKDQRFQPLWKDPRFQTLVPPASSPSIRTPFGAAPQQQPTGGFGALSF; encoded by the coding sequence TTGAATACGAAACCGTTTTTCCGCCGCGCCGACTGGATATCTTTCGGACTGACATTTTTGATTGCTCTCGTCATCTATACTCTGACGCTCGCGCCTACGGTTACATTGGAGGACTCCGGCGAACTGATCGTTGCATCCGACTATCTCGGCGTGCCGCACCCTCCGGGCTACCCGATCTGGTCTCTTTTAACCTGGTTTTTTCAATGGGTTTTCAACGGTGTAACCTATCGTGGTTATCCGAACCCTGCATGGGGTGTCGGATTCTGTTCCGCTTTTGCGGGCGCGCTGGCCTGCAGCGTCCTGGCTCTGCTGGTGAGCCGTTCCGGTATAGACATCCTGCACAGTCTGAAAAAAGAAACCAATGTGCTCGGCGAGAAAACGGAAAGCCTTTTCTGCTGTGTGGCCGGTATTTCCGGCGGACTGTTGCTGGCGTTCAGTCAGGGTATGTGGTCGCAGTCGGTGATCGCTGAAGTTTACGCGCTCAACATTCTTTTCCAGACCGCCGTGCTGTTATTTCTCTACCGCTGGATGATGGAGCCGGAAAACCCCAAACCGCTTTTCCTGATGGCCTTCACCTTCGGACTCGGCTTGACCAACCACCAGACTCTTTTGTTCATGGGTGCTGGCGTGGCTCTGGCCGTATTGCTGCGCCACATCCGGCTTGCCCGTGACTTCGCGGCAGTCGGGTTGTTTTATGTTGTTATGGTCATCCTCAACAAAGTGATGGCCGCCGACCCGCAGTATGCGAACTGGTGCTGGGTGTCAGGACCGGAAAATATCGGATTCTGGTTCTGGACGATCTATGCGGTGGCCGTTCCGGTGCTTGGACTGGTTCTGCCGAACGGAAAGACGGGTTGCGCCACCTATTTGCTGATGCTTCTGGGCCTGTCTTTTTATCTTTATATGCCGCTCTCTTCGGAGCAGAACCCGCCGATCAACTGGGGCTATCCGCGCACATGGGAAGGGTTCATGCACGCCATCACCCGCGGGCAGTATGAAAAAGTCACGCTGACCGACGTTTTTTCGCCCATGTTCCTGAAGCAGGTTGGTGCTTACCTTCACGACTTGCGCGCACAGTTTTTCGGGCCGGTGGCCCTGCTGGCCGTTCTGCCATTCGCCTTCATTGTGCGCATCGGACGGAAAAACCGCGACTGGCTTTTGACAACCGTGGCGGCATTTGTCGGTGTGGGAATTCTTTTCATCATCCTGCAGAATCCGAAACTCGACATTCAGACGCTGTTTATTGCCCGCGTTCAATACATCCAGTCGCACGCCATTTATGCGGTCTGGATCGGCTACGGTCTGCTGCTGCTGATGGCGTGGCTCGAAGCGCTGGTCGGGAATAATCCGGTTACGAAATGGGTCGGCACATTGCTTGTTTTCCTGCTGCCGTTTTCTCTGATTCATAAAAACTATTACAACGAAGAACAGTTCAAGGTCGTTGGCGGTTCTGAACAAAACGGCCACGACTTCGGCTGGCAGTTCGGCAACTGGGAATTGCGCGGGATCGAAGGGATCAAAGAGGATCTCAGTTACGAGGGATATTTTCCTTTTGAACGGCGCCTTTCCGATGCCGAGTTTGAAAAGGTCTGGAACGAGTATCCCGAATCGTTGCGCAAAAATAATTATCCGCCGCCGATGGAAACCAATGCGCTTTTCTTCGGCGGTACCGATCCGGGACGGTTTGTGCCGACCTACATGATCTACTGTCCGGGTGTTCGGCCTGACGTTTACCTTATCACCCAGAACGCGCTGGCCGACAATACCTTCATGAACACCACCCGTGACCTCTACGGCGACCAGCTTTGGATTCCGTCGCTGGCCGACAGCAACCGCGCCTTTCAGGAATACATACAGAGCGTTCAGAGCGGAAATACCGCCGACGCGGATGTGAAGATCGAAGGCGGTCGCGTACAGGTTCAGGGCGTCGGCGGCGTCATGAAGATCAATGGGATTCTCTGTAAACAGATTTTCGACCACAACCAGTACATCGCAGAAGTAAAGACGGACGAATCCACCCGGGAATCCGGTTCCGCTGTTGTTCCGCGTAATCCGGTCGGCCCGGACGGCAAGCTTCTCAAGCGCAGTTTTTATGTCGAAGAAAGTTACGTCATTCCCTGGATGTATCCGTATCTGACGCCGCACGGACTCATCATGAAAATCAATAATGAGCCGACGGAAATCACGCCGGAAATGATTAAAAACGATCATGAGTTCTGGGATTGGTACACCAAGCGGCTGGTTAGCGACTCGAAGTTCACCCGCGATGTATGCGCCCGCAAAACCTTTTCCAAACTGCGCAGCGCCATTGCCGGACTGTATGTAGCACGTGGCAACATGGCAGAGGCGGAATACGCCTTTAAGCAGTCCGTTGAGCTGTATCCGCTCAGCCCGGAAGCTGTTTTCCGGCTGGCTGACCTTTATATGCGCCAACGCCGTCTTGATACGGCTCATAAGGTAATTTCTGATTTCGTTGCTCAGGATGTTCACAATGATAATGCACAGGGATTTTTGAAGCAGATTGAGCAGATGCAGAAGATGATACTGCGCAAAGCCGAGCTGGAATCTCTGTTGCGCGGAGGACAGACCTCCGACATCAACGCGACCTTTGAGCTTCTTCAGATTTACAATGCGTTACAGGAGCAGGGGCCGATGCGGCAGCTTCTTGGCGAAGTGCTCCGGTTGAATGTTCCGCCGGAAATCTACCTGCAACTTGCGCAGATGCTGACGCAAATGAACCGCGTTGATCTGGTCGAGCCGGTCATCCTGAAATATCTCGGAGCCAAACCGGATGACCTCCATGTTCAGATCGAACTGGCGGCTGTACGCACGGCGACGGGCCGCACCGGACAGGCTCTCGAAACGATTAAGAGCGTGGTTGAAAAAGGCGGCGAGCCGATTCGCACTGTATTACGAAAAGACCAGCGTTTCCAGCCGCTATGGAAGGATCCACGTTTCCAGACGCTTGTTCCGCCTGCATCTTCCCCGTCGATCCGGACACCCTTTGGTGCCGCGCCGCAACAGCAGCCGACCGGCGGGTTTGGCGCGCTTTCGTTCTGA
- a CDS encoding NERD domain-containing protein has translation MNNEKISPRFAKVYGSPGQGPRTLGPLRVFWPLIPICLATGWLLHAAVPVPHISISQAGLLFVLLAVTLALFIGWSTRRLQSFLRGAEGEETVARILSFLPANHTVFHDLQLDPGGPAFDHIVAAPAGIFVIETKNWAGEIRFENGQVLCNGHAPSRPPLKQVREEAAALIDHLTAVGCPAAPVYPVVCFVGNRPQGNLANVGGVRICTETDLHELFENTLETPIPAGTLGMIAGELARCVEDK, from the coding sequence ATGAACAACGAAAAAATCAGCCCCCGCTTTGCAAAAGTTTACGGCAGTCCCGGTCAAGGCCCCCGCACCCTTGGCCCGTTGCGCGTTTTCTGGCCGTTAATTCCCATCTGTCTCGCGACGGGCTGGCTTTTGCACGCCGCCGTTCCAGTTCCGCACATCTCGATCTCGCAGGCCGGTCTGCTGTTTGTTCTGCTCGCCGTCACGCTGGCTCTCTTCATCGGCTGGAGTACGAGGCGTCTGCAAAGTTTTCTCCGGGGAGCGGAAGGAGAAGAAACCGTCGCGCGTATTCTTTCCTTCCTGCCGGCCAATCATACGGTTTTCCACGACCTGCAGCTCGACCCCGGCGGCCCGGCATTTGATCATATCGTCGCCGCGCCCGCCGGAATCTTCGTCATTGAAACCAAAAACTGGGCCGGCGAAATCCGTTTTGAAAACGGACAGGTTCTCTGCAACGGACACGCTCCGAGCCGTCCGCCGCTCAAACAGGTTCGTGAAGAAGCCGCCGCATTGATTGATCATCTCACCGCCGTCGGCTGTCCGGCGGCACCGGTTTATCCGGTCGTCTGTTTCGTCGGCAACCGCCCGCAGGGCAACCTCGCGAATGTCGGCGGCGTACGAATCTGTACCGAAACCGATCTGCATGAACTTTTCGAAAACACACTCGAAACGCCTATTCCGGCCGGCACACTCGGTATGATTGCCGGCGAACTGGCCCGCTGCGTCGAAGACAAATAA
- a CDS encoding DJ-1/PfpI family protein produces MIRALIPIADGCEEMEAIIIADTFRRAGWNVVLAGLNGTAPVTASRKVKIIPDARWEELDLLSFDLLVLPGGAGGTKALCEHDGVQETIRVFDIEEKWIAAICAGPLALHKAGVLKGRAFTCFPGVEKEMRRADRSDDAVVVDRNLVTSQGPGTAFAFALKLIELLDNPAAAEKVRSGLIY; encoded by the coding sequence ATGATCCGCGCTTTGATTCCAATCGCCGACGGCTGTGAAGAAATGGAAGCGATCATCATCGCCGACACGTTCCGCCGCGCGGGCTGGAACGTTGTACTGGCCGGATTGAACGGAACCGCACCCGTCACCGCCTCGCGCAAAGTAAAAATTATTCCCGACGCCCGCTGGGAGGAACTCGATCTGCTTTCGTTCGACCTGCTCGTTCTGCCCGGCGGCGCGGGCGGCACCAAAGCGCTCTGCGAACACGACGGCGTACAGGAAACGATCCGCGTTTTCGACATCGAAGAAAAATGGATCGCCGCTATCTGCGCCGGGCCGCTTGCGCTCCATAAAGCGGGCGTACTCAAAGGCCGCGCATTCACCTGCTTTCCGGGCGTTGAAAAAGAAATGCGCCGCGCCGACCGGTCGGACGACGCCGTCGTTGTCGATCGTAATCTCGTCACCAGTCAAGGCCCCGGCACCGCTTTTGCTTTTGCCCTCAAACTGATCGAACTGCTCGACAACCCCGCCGCGGCGGAAAAAGTCCGCAGCGGATTGATCTACTGA
- a CDS encoding mechanosensitive ion channel — translation MGVQQMLSSTPEWMAKAETLLTTFGLKLVAALLIFFVGRWIAKRLQNGLEKGMLKAHVDPVLVTFTVNMAFAALMVFVVLAALGQLGVQTTSFIAVLGAAGLAVGLALQGSLSNFASGVMMIIFRPFKIGDYVEGAGTGGTVKAIHIFTTTLTTPDNKRVIVPNSKMMGDSITNYSAEGTRRLDLTASIGCGDSIDKARVALLDLLAKEPRVLKDPAPFVGVLKLAESSVDMAIRPWVKSEDYGDVSFALTEAIKKRLDADGFTMPFPQRDVHLYKHDV, via the coding sequence ATGGGTGTTCAGCAGATGTTGAGCAGTACGCCGGAATGGATGGCAAAGGCGGAGACGCTGCTGACGACGTTCGGACTTAAACTGGTTGCGGCGCTTCTGATCTTTTTTGTCGGGCGCTGGATTGCGAAGAGGCTTCAGAACGGTCTGGAAAAGGGAATGCTGAAGGCTCATGTCGATCCGGTGCTGGTGACGTTCACGGTGAACATGGCTTTTGCCGCGCTGATGGTTTTTGTGGTGCTGGCCGCGCTCGGTCAGCTCGGCGTGCAGACGACTTCGTTCATCGCCGTGTTGGGCGCCGCCGGGTTGGCCGTCGGTCTGGCTTTGCAAGGCTCGCTTTCCAATTTTGCGTCCGGCGTGATGATGATTATTTTCCGTCCGTTCAAAATCGGCGACTACGTTGAAGGTGCCGGAACCGGCGGTACGGTGAAGGCGATTCATATTTTTACGACGACGCTGACGACGCCGGATAACAAGCGGGTGATCGTGCCAAACTCAAAAATGATGGGCGACAGCATTACCAACTATTCCGCCGAAGGCACGCGCCGCCTCGACCTGACAGCGAGCATCGGCTGCGGCGACAGCATCGACAAAGCCAGAGTGGCACTGCTGGATCTGCTGGCGAAGGAGCCACGTGTACTGAAAGACCCCGCGCCATTTGTGGGCGTTTTGAAGCTGGCGGAAAGCAGTGTGGACATGGCTATTCGTCCGTGGGTGAAGTCGGAAGATTACGGCGACGTTTCGTTCGCGCTGACGGAAGCCATCAAGAAGCGGCTGGATGCCGATGGATTCACGATGCCGTTTCCGCAGCGCGATGTGCACCTCTACAAACACGACGTTTAA